The Colletotrichum destructivum chromosome 8, complete sequence genome includes the window TCGAGAACCTCCAGAACTTGAACCTGAACCTGAACCACCTTGAGATGAGCTTGAGCCCGAGCCAgagccggagctggagccGCCTGAACGGGAACCACCAGAAGAACCGCCAGTGCGACTACCACCTCCCGAGCGGGACCCACCTGATGACCCTCCtccgcgaccgccgccgcctccaccgccaccctTGCGCTTCCATAGCTTCTCGTCTTGCTTGGAGTTGTCACGCTCTGCTTTGGGGGCGAGGACAGCGACGTTTGATCCGTGGACACCGGAGTCGATGGCTGCAGCCCAGGCGGGCGCGAATAGCGTCAGCGCGACGACTGCAATGTCCAGTCTCATCTCGCTTGTTTGTTCGATTGTTCGATAACGTATGTAAAGGATCCTCGGCTATTGGTTTCCAACCAATACGGGTGTGTGATGATGAGGAATCCTCGTATAACTTCAGATACGGAGGGACAAGAGTTGATTTTAGGGAAGTGGATAAGGTACGTAAAATTTCCGATGGTAAGAAAAGTGCAGAAAATTAGGGTCGCGATGCGTTGGCGGAGCGGGAACGAGGGTGATTTTGTCTCTTTCCCGTTTCAAAGAAAGGTCGGGCGTGTCAGGTGCCAAGAGATGCGCCGTGCTGTGTGTGCCTGCCCGCCCACCAAACAGGGATGGTTTCTTCGGACTGACGAGGGACCCCGTAAGTCGATGTGTAATCGACTGAATGGTTGCCACCGACTAAGTCAGATTATGACGGATGACCGGGAAAACTGCCAGGCCCGTTGACGTGTGAGTGCAGCGTTGACGGTCGCTCTCGTGCTTGTGTTCCCGCCCTTGGCTCAATGTCTTGGCTCTGTAAGGGGGTTTACGATTGGATGAATGCGCAATGAAGTCACCCAGtcgaggggggaaggggtcTATGGGTATGGTGGTGCTGCGACCTTGTCCGGAACGTATTGAGGTGCTGGTTTTTTGTAAGGCCGACGGATAGAGAATGACcaagtcgatgatgatgatgcaaGCAAGGGGGCCCTGGTCTGTTTCCTTAGAGGTGATAGGTGTGAACTCCGCGAGATGATGTTCTCGAAGGCGGAAAGAAGGATGACGGAGGGGACGACGCGTTGGAATTAAATATCCAGCTTGTCTCCAGTTTCGAACGACATGGCCCAAAGGTCATCAAGAGAAGGAGCAAAGGTAGCCCCATAGGCTCAGGCGGCAGCCTCCATCGAGACCGTGTTCATCGAAAAGCTTGCAACCCACAAGGGGCCAAGGATGGCTGCGCCTTACTGTTCTCAATGGGGGGCGTAAATGGAATCCGCAGTCATGCACGAGGATTCACGTCGGTCCGTTTGTGGCGGTCAACCAGCAATCCCGTGGGGAAGCCGTGCAACCCATTTAGACCGTTTGCGGGTAGGCGTGACCGACCTCCGCAACGATGTGGAAAGCAGCGGCAAAATCTACATGTGGGCGACGAGCACTTCAGCCGGTGCGCCTTTCCCAGAGATGACGGCGACTGCTAGATTGGTAAGAATAACAGGGAGGTTGAGCGGCACCTGTTAGGCACCATCGGGCGACGCCCACCTAGAGCCTAGCCTGAGTAGAGGTAGGGAATCACCTGTCTGTTAAGTGACTTTGGCAGGCGGCACCGTAGGCTTGCAAGGTACCTTTGGGACACAGCCACGGCAGAGCTGGGAAGCAGGTCTCTGCCTAATGGAGGCCCAGGGATTGTGAAGTCTACATCTCCTCGCTTATTCAAGCTTAATCGGTGGCCAAAACGCGGTGGACGGATAGGCTTCTGAGGCGGTGCAGCTCTGTACAGCCTATCACAACGCGATTGTACCAATGGAAGTCAATGTTGAAGTGGTCAGACAATGATCGTATCTCCACATACTCCTCCGTGTCTGGCTCATCATTTGCTGACACACCAGTCAAAGCCCTTTGAGTTCTCCCTCGCCCGACCATCGACTGCTCGTCTGTGCAGCCTATCCCACGAGGGACGAGAGCCCTGTTGTCTCGTGGGAATATCGACAAACTCATGCGGCCGGCTCCATCGCCCAGATTGATTCTGCAGCCACCAACCGACCTTTGGTCCCCTGGATGCCTTGCGAGCTGCCTTGCGCCACTTTTCAAACTGTTTCCTCAGTGATCGGGCGACCGCCGAGACATTTCTGGCGACCCTTCAAACCGAAACACTCACCAACTCATCCAGCATCTGATCAAATCCTATCACCAACCCCGCTCTTTCGTCTCAATCAACTACCTACATATTGCAAACAtccccctttccttttccAGGCATGGCCAGCCCCAACGATAATAGCCTACTGGACCGCCTGAGCGCGCTGAAGGGCGGGATAGGTTCCGGAGTGTCATTCAACCGATCATCAAAGTAAATAATACCAAAAAGATAAACACTTTCTCGGTGACTTCGGGAACCACGGCTAGAACACAAACGCTAAGGTTTCTCAAAGTGCACTGAAGGTCTCACTCACGGGCATCGAGCCAGCAAAGCCGGCCTCGAAAGAAGATGCACTGGCAGCTAGACTGCGGTCTCTGAGGAATACTCCAGAGCGCGAGGAGTCTCGTCTTACTGCGCAGCCACAGGCCGCAAAGGTCACCGCAAACTCTCATCTCGGTCACCAAAAGACCTACCTCACCCGCGGAGAACCCGCAAGCTTGCCATCCACGTCTCGAGACTCCGCCCGGCTGCCTCGCACAGAGCCTGCGACGGTTGCACCGCCCCAGACATCCTCCAGatcgcccgcgccgtcgcccgcgccggcccTGCCAGCCGTCCACGCGGAATCGGAGGACGATGTTGATCCCCTTCTGCGGACGGACGATAAGACACTTGAAGATCTTCTTAGCGACGaagatgtccttgatgtgTCTGCTCCGCAAAGCCGATGGCGTTTCGACCCCAAGTCTGAGTCCGCCAAGGTGAATTCCCTTCTGGAAGAGCTCTCCAAGACTTCTGTGGATCAGCGGGCCCTGTCTCGGAAGGGTTCTGCTGGCGAGTGCGAAGGGGCGCGTGATGCCCATAGTGACGATGAATCCGACGGCGAAGTGATGAGCCGTGAGGTGGAGAATCTACTCTCCCAGGCTCTTGATGATGCGAAGTTGAATTCCCGATCCGAGAAAATGCCTGGCCCGCCTAGCCCAGGCAGAAGTCAATCTGCTCCCGGTCATGAGAACCACAGGTTCTCACAGGACGACAATGagggtgacggcgacggtgatTTGgggctctctctcccgtcTGTGCCCTCGACCTTCGCGGCGCCAAaggcagacgacgacggcccaggcggcctctctcttccctctgTACCCTTGGGCGCGCCAAAACACGACGCCGAATCTGATTTCGACAACGACATCACCGCACGTATGGCTGCCCTGGGCGGTCTGGGTTCATCGTCCGATGCCATGGGGTTGCCCTCGGCCCCTACGTTCCAGCCTACTGATCGCGCGGCGAAGCGGCTGACCTCCAAGACGGGATAcaccgacgaggacgccgagacgTGGTGTACGGTGTGTCTGGAGGATGCCACGCTGCAGTGCCTGGGCTGCGAGGATGTGTACTGCGCGAGATGCTGGCACGAGATGCATGTCGGCCCCGCCGCAGCCTTCGACGATCGAACGCACAAGGCAGTCAGGTTCGTCAAGCCCAAAAAGGACAACCAGAGGAGAGTTATGCTGGGGACTTCATGaaggagacgagacgaaaTAAAATATTAAAGCATTCTGTGTCGTTTACAAGTATTACAAACCCGGGCCCTCCCGTCGCCGTGTGCCATGACAAAATAGTGATCAAATACAAGTCCCACGCTTCCTTCCTTAGACCATTTCCTTACATGCGATTATGCTTGTTTTCTAACCTGTGTTTTCGCCGGCGTTTCCTTCCGACCTCCAGTGGCCTAGTGCTGAAAACTAGACATCAGACGAGCCGGCTCCGGTGTTGCCCTCCTGCGTACCGTAGGTACTCTTGGACTTCGTGCGGCCAGTGATGTCCTGCCACGTCGCGCCGAATCTCCGTCCGGTGCTGGCGAGCagaccctcctcctcgtcctcttcagcatcctcgtcgagctcggagACGTTGAGCTTGGGCGCCCGGAACAGTCCAGtcacgaagacgacgaggaagatgccgaggaatGCGAACTGGGCCCAGAAGTCCAGAGCGCCAAAGAAGGGCCAGGTGATGGCAATGCGGTTGAGGAACTCGGTCATAATTGAGGGTGTGCAGACCTTCAGAGCCTCGGGGTCCAGCGCCTCGGAACATTGGACCAGATATTCAGGCCTGCCCTTACAGTTGGGCGTCTCGCCAGCGTTGTGAGTAGGGGCCGTACAGAATGTCTGCGTACCGAATATCGAGTATTGGGGAGCCACCATGTTCGCGATAGCATAGTTGATGGCCAGAATGATAAGAGCCAGCATGACCGTTGCGACCAGCAGGGCTTGAGGCGCTGTACGTCCTTTGCGGATCTGGAAGATGCGAACCCAGAGAAACCGGATGCCGACGGTGGCAATGCCCGAGATCGAGCTGCTGAAAAAGAACAAGACAAGAAGAGCCATAAGAATGTAGTCAACCGGGAACGCTTTGGCTGATTGCGTGAAGACCCAGTTGATGGGCTGGAAAATGTTGACGTGACCCAGAATGTAACCACACCTCCCCTTACAGAACGAGTTTTTCGCCTTGTCGATTCCAGTAATCAACATCGAGACCCATATCAGAACTGAGAGCAAGAGAAGCAGGACACCACCGAGAAGCTTGACAGGCCGGAAGATGGCGCAGATCTTGAGCCAAACTTTGTAGATAATGCTCCGACCTTCTCCGGAGGCTTCGGCCGCCAGTCTCTCTCGGCGCGTCAACGTCCTCTCTTCGCGCacgagggcctcgagctcccgTCTGTCCTTGGACGACATGCCCTCGGGACGACCGGCATTGCGCATTTCCAACTGGCGTTGGCGTTCTCGGTTCTGCTCCAATGCCGATGCGGTGCTTTCCGTGAGCTGGGGTGCGGAAATCGAAGGCGCGGACTTGATGAAGGCCATGGGAAGCAGCGCCAGCCCAGCCGCTGTGTAGATGACGTAAAGAAGAACCCCGAGGGTAACGAGCAGACCTAATGCGAAGGAGAGCGCCTTCTGTCCATTGTTCTGAACAAGAACGCGCTTGAAGTAGTCCAAATCCCAGTTGGCGCCGTTGTGATCCCCAGCAGCGGGTACAAAGAAGCCGACTAAGAAGAGGATCACGACCAGGATGACGAACACCAAGGTGTATTTCAGCGCGCTGATGAGACGGCTGGAGAATGATCGACCCTCCTCAACTTCGATCTCATCGTATTCCTCGTGCCAGAAGTAGGCGAATGGGATGATCAAAAGACACAGCAGAGCGTCGAAGCTGTACAGGGAGTAATAAACGATGCGCAAAGTGTGCAGGATGTCGTGGACTCGCTCCTCCGTGGCCCAGTCCTTCTTCACGCCAAGCGATGCGTGTGTGGTTGAGGAAATAAGGGCGATATCAacagggagaagaagaactgTCGCCAGAAGTGATGTGAGACTGATGATGGCGACAATACTGATTATAGCGGATCGCTCGCGGGGTGTTTGCCAGGTGaaggtggtgatgatggcggccaggAGGCAGAGAACGATAGCTACAGCGTACGCCACCCAGATAAGGCTGGTCTGGAGGAGGCCTGCGTTAGCCATGATGAGTTGCGGGTTTGCGGTGTTTGTGCAGTAAATCGCAATCCTTTGGCCGGACTCTGcttctgttgttgtttttcgAAGGATTAGACATGGATGGGATCTCTAGCAGTCGTCATTGTTTCACAGCTTGAATGCTCGGTGCTGGGAAAGCTCCAGTTTAGCGTGCCTTAGCTTAGGTCTGCACGGGTTGCGCCAGGTGACGTAGCTCGCGCCGAACAATTAGCTGATAACACCCTGCCGTCGCGACAAGTTTAGGGGGTCTGAGAGGCCCCCAGCTGCGCATATGCGCTGCGGCGCCCGGATGCTTGTCGCCATGGTTTTGGATCTCGCTTAGGTAGTACTATGTACATTTCCGCGCTTCAATCGCACCAGAGCTTCGGTTTATCTGTTATTCCGATATTTCAGTTTCTGCCAATCAGACCCCTTGACGCGCGCAATGGGCTTTCTGCCATCTCTACCCACTACCTAGAGCTCCTTGTCGATGTGGAAGGAGCTGTGAGCTTTGCGATAATCCTTACTTCACCTTCACACGCAACTACAACAACAATCTACAGTTCTATACTTTTCAAACTAATGACAGCGGGCGGCCCAAGGGCACTTGCCTGAGACTGTCAAGATGCAGTGCTATACAGAGctcacgccgccgactggTGTGCAACACAGTCTCAGCCTGCCATTCCTCTCAGCGCAAAGCAACAATCTGGTCGTCGCAAAGGGCTCTCTGCTGCAGATCTTCACTACAAAGACGATTTCTTCCGAAATCGACACTTCGCAAGCTCGAGAGCAACAGACTTCCAGAGCTGAAAATCCGTACGACCACCGATTgaacgacgatgacggcctcgagtCCTCCttcctgggcggcgacggcatgcTGGTCCGCGCCGATCGCGCCATCAACACcaagctcgtcctcgtcgccgaatACCCGATTTTTGGTATCGTGACGGGCCTCGCAAGGATCAAACTCCAATACTCGAAATCGGGAGGCGAGGCTCTCCTCATTGCTACAAGAGTTGCCAGACTGAGTCTGGTCCAGTGGGATCCCGAGAAACACGCACTCGAGGACATCTCCATTCACTACTacgagaaagaagaacttgAAGGCTCACCTTTCGACGGCCCATTGAACAATTACCGAACACACCTCGCTGCCGATCCTGGCTCGCGATGCGCGGCCCTCAGGTTTGGCCCCAGATACATCGCCTTTCTCCCTTTCAAGCAAGCCGATGAGGACATAGATATGGATGACTGGGATGAAGATGTGGATGGACCTCGGCCGGCAAAAGAGCCGTCAGCAACAGCGGCCACAAATGGAACTAGCAACATAGCAGATGTACCATACTCAACATCATACGTCCTCCCTCTACCGCAGCTTGATCccagtctccttcatccTGTGCACCTCGCCTTCCTGCATGAGTACAGAGAACCCACCTTTGGTATCATCTCCTCGACGCAGCGGCGCTCCAACACCTTACCTCGAAAGGACCACTTCTCCTACAAAGTCTTCACTCTCGACTTGCAGCAGAGGGCCTCGACTGCTATTCTCTCCGTCAACAACCTCCCGCAAGATCTTTTCAAAGTCATTGCTCTTCCTAGCCCTGTCGGAGGTGCACTTCTCGTCGGTACAAACGAATTGATTCACATCGACCAGTCCGGGAAGCCTAACGGCGTGGCCGTCAATCCCTTCACCAAGGAAACCACCAACTTTCCTCTCGCGGACCAGTCCGATCTGGATCTGAGGCTCGAGCATTGCTACATTGAGCTCATGTCTGCCGAGAACGGAGAGCTACTCATGATACTCAGCGATGGTCGGCTAGCTATCATCACATTCAAAATTGATGGACGGACGGTCTCAGGCGTCGGCGTGAAGCTAGTGCCTACGGaagttggcggcggcattgtGCAGTGCAGCGTGTCCACCATTTCGAGACTTAGCAGGAACGTCTTCTTTGTTGGGACCACGGGCAGTGATTCCCTGGTTCTTGGCTGGACGCGGAAACAGGCGCAGAACGCACGGAAGAAGACACGGTTGGTTGACGACTCTTTCGAGtacgacctcgaggacgaagacatggaagacgacgacgacgacgacctctaCGGCgaaacgacgacgacaatgatCCAGCCTGGAGCGACAGCCAACGGAGTTTCCAAGGGAGGAGATTTGACGTTTCGGGTCCATGATTCCTTGCTCAGCATCGCTCCGGTCAAGGACATGACATCGGGCAAACAGGCCTTCATCCCAGATagcgaggaagagaagaacTCGGTTGGTGTCGTGGCCGATCTCCAGCTCGCATGCGTGGTGGGGAGAGGCAACGCTGGCGCTGTCGCTATTGTGAATCAGAAGATCCAGCCCAAGGTGATCGGGAAATTCGAGTTCCCAGAGGCGAGGGGTTTTTGGACCATGTGTGTCCAGAAGCCCGTACCGAAGTCTCTGCAGGGTGACAAGGGAGCCAATGCGGCAGTTGGCAGCGAATTTGATGCCTCATCTAAATACGACAAGTTCATGATTGTTTCAAAGGTTGATTTAGATGGTTACGAGACGTCAGACGTTTATGCTCTGACAGGCGCTGGGTTTGAAGCACTGACAGGGACCGAGTTTGACCCAGCGGCTGGCTTCACGGTCGAGGCTGGCACGATGGGAAAGCACATGCGCATCATTCAAGTGCTCAAGTCGGAGGTGCGGTGCTATGATGGAGGTTGGTTTCCCTTCCGTGCCTTGTTCTGGAAGCGCCATCGCTAATTGCGGCACAGATTTGGGACTAAGTCAAATTCTGCCAATGCTTGACGAAGAAACGGGTGCTGAGCCGAGGGTCATCAGTGCCAGCATCACGGATCCCTACCTTCTTCTGGTTCGGGACGACTCGAGCATAATGGTGGCTCAAATAGATAACAACTGCGAGCTAGAAGAGGTCGAGAAACAGGACGACACCATTCTGTCGACAAAATGGCTTGCGGGTTGCTTGTACACCGACACCACAGGCCTGTTTGCCCCTAGGCAAACGGATAAGGGTACCCCGGAAGGCGAAAATACCTTTATGTTCCTGCTGAGTGCTGCGGGAGCCCTCTATGTAAGTTGATTGTTTCTCGACTGATGCACGTGCTCACTCACAACCTCCAGATATACGCACTTCCGAACCTCTCCAAGCCTGTTTACGTTGCAGCAGGATTGACCTACGTTCCTCCATTCTTGTCCGCCGATTATGCTGTCAGACGAGGCACCGTTCAGGAGACGCTGACTGAGCTCCTGGTGGCTGATCTCGGAGACACTACTGCTACTTCACCATACCTCATTGTAAGTTTCTTCCTCCGAGGTATCTCGCGTCATCGGCTGACTCGGTTCTTCACAAGGTCCGTCATGCGAATGACGACCTCACAATATACGAGCCCATCCGTCTTGAATCTCAAGACAAAACTATGGGCCTGGCAACAACTCTCCACTTCCAAAAGATCACAAATCCTGCCCTTGCAAAGAGTCCCGTCGAAgttgccgacgatgaggccAACGAGCAGCCCCGATTCGTCCCGCTGCGGCCTTGCGTCAACATCAACGGGTACAGCACTGTCTTCTTGCCCGGCGCTTCGCCATCCTTCATCGTCAAGTCAGCCAAGAGCAGCCCGAAGGTTGTTGGGCTGCAGGGCATCGGCGTGCGAGGCATGAGCTCGTTCCACACCGAGGGTTGCGAGCGCGGCTTCATCTACGCCGACTCGGAGGGCCAAACGCGCGTCACACAGTTGCCAGCCGATTCCAACTTTGCTGAACTGGGTGTCTCGGTGCGCAAGATCCCGATTGGTGATGCCGTCGGCTTGATCGCCTACCACCCGCCTATGGAGACGTACGCCGTCGCCTGTAGCATCTCGGAGCACTTTGAGCTccccaaggacgacgactacCACAAAGAATGGGCCAAGGAGACTACCACCAGCTACCCTCTGACGGAGCGGGGCATCGTCAAGCTTATGAGCCCGACAACCTGGTCCGTCATTGAcaccgtcgagctcgagcccCATGAGGTCGCCATGTGCATGAAGACACTCCATCTAGAAGTGTCggaggagaccaaggagcGTCGCATGCTCATCACAATTGGCACGGCCATCAACCGCGGTGAAGACCTGCCCATCCGTGGCCGCATTCTCGTATACGACGTCGTCCCCGTCGTGCCGCAACCTGGCCGCCCCGAGACGAATAAGAAGCTCAAgctcgtcgccaaggaggaaatcccccgcggcgccgtcaccgGCCTCTGTGAGGTGGGATCACAGGGCCTCATGCTTGTCGCCCAAGGCCAGAAGTGCATGGTGCGCGGCCTCAAGGAGGACGGGACTCTCCTGCCTGTTGCATTCATGGACATGAACTGCTATGTCACCGCCGTACGTGAGGTCCGCGGCACGGGCTACTGCCTCATGACGGACGCCTTCAAGGGCGTCTGGTTTGTGGGCTACGCCGAGGAGCCCTATAAGATGATGCTATTCGGTAAGAGCATGGGCAATTTCGAGGTCTTAACGGCtgacttcgtcgtcgccggggatGAGCTGCACATCGTTGTATGCGACAAGGACGGTGTGATCCACGTGATGCAATTCGACCCTGAGCGTGAGCCCCCCTTCGCCCCTGATTCTCTCCTCTGGAGTAGCAAGTTGCTGACATCCTCCAGACCCTAAGTCGCTCCAGGGCCACCTTCTCCTCAACCGCGCCTCGTTCTCCGCGGCGCCCAAccacccatccatcaccCTTTCTCTCCCGCGAACCCCCGTCTCCCCATCCGCGACATCCGTCTCCAAAAACCCGCCGAcgaccctcctcctcgcctccccAACTggcgccctcgcctccctcacGCCCCTCTCGGAGCAGGCCTACCGTCGCTTGACGTCCCTCGCTAACagcatcgccggcgccctcccCCACGCGGCGGCTACGAACCCAAAGGGCCACCGCCTCCAGCCCCTCGACGCGCGCACCCCAGGTGTCGACACCAGCGCGGGGcgcagcatcgtcgacggcgcaTTGCTCGCGCGTTGGAACgaactcggcgccggccgccggtCCGAGGTTGCCGGTAAGGGTGGCTATGGCGACGTCCACGAGGTCCGGGGCGAGTTGGAAGGTGTCCTCGGATGGAGTGGCATGGCCTATTTCTAGAGACTACCGAGTTTTGGAACGAATCAGAGAGTGGTGAAGAACGGATGGGGAACATGgtaaagaagaaaaagagtTGATAGTTTCGTTGATCCTTTGACCTTCAGCGAGATAATTTCGAATCTGTTGATTTGTCGGGGGCTCTTCCTAGGCGCTGCCGAAGTAAGCTAGATAGAGCAAATCATGGTATTTATGAGCATGCCCATTCCTGTCTTGTGTGGGCTTACCCACCCTCACCCGGCTCTCTGATCCAAGTGTCGTCAAGAGGTCTGGTCACTGCTTCATGCTCTATAAAAGCGAAGACGTATCTTGGGAATTATACATATATGCATGCATTCCTGGCTCTGGAATCTCTCATTCCATTCGTCGAGAATGGCTGGACTGGTAACTGAAAGAT containing:
- a CDS encoding Putative ANCHR, B-box-type 1 zinc finger domain-containing protein; translated protein: MASPNDNSLLDRLSALKGGIGSGVSFNRSSNALKVSLTGIEPAKPASKEDALAARLRSLRNTPEREESRLTAQPQAAKVTANSHLGHQKTYLTRGEPASLPSTSRDSARLPRTEPATVAPPQTSSRSPAPSPAPALPAVHAESEDDVDPLLRTDDKTLEDLLSDEDVLDVSAPQSRWRFDPKSESAKVNSLLEELSKTSVDQRALSRKGSAGECEGARDAHSDDESDGEVMSREVENLLSQALDDAKLNSRSEKMPGPPSPGRSQSAPGHENHRFSQDDNEGDGDGDLGLSLPSVPSTFAAPKADDDGPGGLSLPSVPLGAPKHDAESDFDNDITARMAALGGLGSSSDAMGLPSAPTFQPTDRAAKRLTSKTGYTDEDAETWCTVCLEDATLQCLGCEDVYCARCWHEMHVGPAAAFDDRTHKAVRFVKPKKDNQRRVMLGTS
- a CDS encoding Putative LMBR1-like membrane protein: MANAGLLQTSLIWVAYAVAIVLCLLAAIITTFTWQTPRERSAIISIVAIISLTSLLATVLLLPVDIALISSTTHASLGVKKDWATEERVHDILHTLRIVYYSLYSFDALLCLLIIPFAYFWHEEYDEIEVEEGRSFSSRLISALKYTLVFVILVVILFLVGFFVPAAGDHNGANWDLDYFKRVLVQNNGQKALSFALGLLVTLGVLLYVIYTAAGLALLPMAFIKSAPSISAPQLTESTASALEQNRERQRQLEMRNAGRPEGMSSKDRRELEALVREERTLTRRERLAAEASGEGRSIIYKVWLKICAIFRPVKLLGGVLLLLLSVLIWVSMLITGIDKAKNSFCKGRCGYILGHVNIFQPINWVFTQSAKAFPVDYILMALLVLFFFSSSISGIATVGIRFLWVRIFQIRKGRTAPQALLVATVMLALIILAINYAIANMVAPQYSIFGTQTFCTAPTHNAGETPNCKGRPEYLVQCSEALDPEALKVCTPSIMTEFLNRIAITWPFFGALDFWAQFAFLGIFLVVFVTGLFRAPKLNVSELDEDAEEDEEEGLLASTGRRFGATWQDITGRTKSKSTYGTQEGNTGAGSSDV
- a CDS encoding Putative cleavage/polyadenylation specificity factor, A subunit yields the protein MQCYTELTPPTGVQHSLSLPFLSAQSNNLVVAKGSLLQIFTTKTISSEIDTSQAREQQTSRAENPYDHRLNDDDGLESSFLGGDGMLVRADRAINTKLVLVAEYPIFGIVTGLARIKLQYSKSGGEALLIATRVARLSLVQWDPEKHALEDISIHYYEKEELEGSPFDGPLNNYRTHLAADPGSRCAALRFGPRYIAFLPFKQADEDIDMDDWDEDVDGPRPAKEPSATAATNGTSNIADVPYSTSYVLPLPQLDPSLLHPVHLAFLHEYREPTFGIISSTQRRSNTLPRKDHFSYKVFTLDLQQRASTAILSVNNLPQDLFKVIALPSPVGGALLVGTNELIHIDQSGKPNGVAVNPFTKETTNFPLADQSDLDLRLEHCYIELMSAENGELLMILSDGRLAIITFKIDGRTVSGVGVKLVPTEVGGGIVQCSVSTISRLSRNVFFVGTTGSDSLVLGWTRKQAQNARKKTRLVDDSFEYDLEDEDMEDDDDDDLYGETTTTMIQPGATANGVSKGGDLTFRVHDSLLSIAPVKDMTSGKQAFIPDSEEEKNSVGVVADLQLACVVGRGNAGAVAIVNQKIQPKVIGKFEFPEARGFWTMCVQKPVPKSLQGDKGANAAVGSEFDASSKYDKFMIVSKVDLDGYETSDVYALTGAGFEALTGTEFDPAAGFTVEAGTMGKHMRIIQVLKSEVRCYDGDLGLSQILPMLDEETGAEPRVISASITDPYLLLVRDDSSIMVAQIDNNCELEEVEKQDDTILSTKWLAGCLYTDTTGLFAPRQTDKGTPEGENTFMFLLSAAGALYIYALPNLSKPVYVAAGLTYVPPFLSADYAVRRGTVQETLTELLVADLGDTTATSPYLIVRHANDDLTIYEPIRLESQDKTMGLATTLHFQKITNPALAKSPVEVADDEANEQPRFVPLRPCVNINGYSTVFLPGASPSFIVKSAKSSPKVVGLQGIGVRGMSSFHTEGCERGFIYADSEGQTRVTQLPADSNFAELGVSVRKIPIGDAVGLIAYHPPMETYAVACSISEHFELPKDDDYHKEWAKETTTSYPLTERGIVKLMSPTTWSVIDTVELEPHEVAMCMKTLHLEVSEETKERRMLITIGTAINRGEDLPIRGRILVYDVVPVVPQPGRPETNKKLKLVAKEEIPRGAVTGLCEVGSQGLMLVAQGQKCMVRGLKEDGTLLPVAFMDMNCYVTAVREVRGTGYCLMTDAFKGVWFVGYAEEPYKMMLFGKSMGNFEVLTADFVVAGDELHIVVCDKDGVIHVMQFDPEHPKSLQGHLLLNRASFSAAPNHPSITLSLPRTPVSPSATSVSKNPPTTLLLASPTGALASLTPLSEQAYRRLTSLANSIAGALPHAAATNPKGHRLQPLDARTPGVDTSAGRSIVDGALLARWNELGAGRRSEVAGKGGYGDVHEVRGELEGVLGWSGMAYF